A single Roseomonas gilardii DNA region contains:
- a CDS encoding MFS transporter, protein MDVVARAPIALMPETMTRFQIGIVALCVAIAGLDGFDVLVAAFTASAIAKEWALNPATLGVLFGAGLAGMGFGALLIAPLGDRLGRRPTVLLCLGILLAGMLASAFARDIGELALLRFLTGLGIGGVLANINVVVAEYASERRRGLCVALMSVGYPIGATLGGMAAVYLIQIWGWRSVYAFGGLVALILIPLTMRLLPESLSFLRARRPADALERVNRILARLGCAPMATLPALPLSSEQSMSRDVLAIFRSPMRAGTIVSSFLYFSVMATCYFLLSWTPKLLTDLGLSVSGGISGSLLMNVGGTAGCILYGFYAERFGVRRLAVCFMVGLSVMTLVFGVLPADAMLLLVAALALGFFLHTSITVLYVVVPTVFPPTLRTTGTGFSWTCSGLMERCWISWRPSSRTGPGL, encoded by the coding sequence ATGGACGTTGTTGCGCGCGCACCGATCGCGCTGATGCCGGAAACAATGACCCGCTTTCAGATTGGCATTGTCGCACTCTGCGTTGCGATCGCTGGTCTCGATGGCTTCGACGTCTTGGTGGCAGCCTTCACGGCCTCGGCCATCGCCAAGGAATGGGCGCTGAATCCTGCTACACTTGGCGTCCTGTTCGGTGCAGGTCTCGCGGGCATGGGATTTGGAGCACTCCTGATCGCGCCGCTGGGCGACAGGCTCGGCCGCCGCCCGACCGTGCTCCTCTGCCTTGGCATCCTGCTCGCTGGCATGCTGGCATCTGCCTTTGCTCGCGACATCGGAGAACTGGCCCTGCTGCGTTTCCTCACTGGATTGGGCATCGGAGGTGTTCTGGCCAACATCAATGTCGTCGTGGCCGAATACGCATCGGAGCGCCGGCGCGGGCTGTGCGTTGCCCTTATGTCGGTGGGCTATCCGATCGGGGCAACGCTGGGAGGAATGGCGGCGGTTTATCTGATCCAGATCTGGGGGTGGCGTTCAGTCTATGCCTTCGGTGGTCTCGTGGCACTGATCCTGATCCCCCTGACAATGCGGTTGCTACCGGAATCCTTGTCGTTCCTCCGGGCTCGACGCCCCGCCGATGCGCTGGAGAGGGTTAATCGCATCCTTGCGCGGCTCGGATGCGCGCCGATGGCGACATTGCCGGCTCTCCCTCTCTCCAGCGAGCAGTCCATGTCGCGCGATGTGTTGGCGATTTTCCGGAGCCCGATGCGGGCAGGCACCATCGTCAGCAGCTTCCTCTACTTCTCTGTCATGGCGACCTGCTACTTCCTGTTGAGCTGGACCCCGAAGCTCCTGACGGATCTCGGGCTGAGCGTGAGCGGCGGCATTTCCGGGTCCCTCCTGATGAACGTCGGTGGCACGGCGGGATGCATCCTGTACGGCTTCTACGCGGAACGCTTCGGTGTGCGGCGGCTGGCGGTGTGCTTCATGGTAGGTCTGAGTGTCATGACGCTCGTGTTCGGAGTGCTGCCAGCGGATGCGATGCTGCTTCTCGTGGCAGCCCTGGCACTCGGGTTCTTCCTGCACACATCCATCACGGTGCTCTACGTGGTGGTGCCGACTGTATTTCCGCCGACCTTGCGAACAACTGGTACAGGCTTCTCGTGGACTTGCTCCGGTTTAATGGAGAGGTGTTGGATCAGCTGGCGGCCATCTTCTCGAACTGGGCCGGGCTTGTGA
- a CDS encoding MFS transporter, with protein sequence MSRPMAESVPAVTTRRSGFRWVVMGLIFIVYTLAAADRANIGIVLPFLKAEFQMTNTEAGAVVSLFFIGYSVAQIPAGFLVRRFGVRTVFPFFMILTSIFTGLLGTASSAFHLKLNRLALGLAEAPLPVAMLSTMNRWFPPAEKGTAVGIFLAAAKFGPVLVPPLGALIIASLGWSYIFYICAAPGLLFAVLWYVLVANDPSQSRFTTEAEVLHIQAKTPPAAVAGRGPAKPTRDLGWLDRLIRARRVRPIATASETFRSANIWGLAIGYLLMTGIINVILAWLPTYLTTVKKLSIMNVGFVAAAPFLGAVLGNLLGGVFSDRMVDKRRKPTIIITALSSVFMMYALVYAPNDPIALAALLFVTGLLLNLGYSSFTVYPAGLTTKEAYPLAVSVVNTGGQAGGALLPFVTGLILDSYNWDVVFLFLAASSLVALAVISLVVEPIDGETGPGQQRA encoded by the coding sequence ATGTCCCGACCGATGGCAGAAAGCGTCCCTGCCGTGACAACCCGCCGATCAGGCTTCCGCTGGGTCGTGATGGGGTTGATCTTCATCGTCTATACGCTTGCCGCGGCGGACCGGGCGAATATCGGCATCGTTCTTCCGTTCCTGAAAGCGGAATTCCAGATGACCAATACAGAAGCGGGTGCCGTCGTCAGCCTGTTCTTCATCGGGTATTCCGTGGCGCAGATACCGGCCGGCTTCCTGGTCCGACGCTTCGGAGTGCGGACCGTCTTTCCGTTCTTCATGATCCTCACCTCCATCTTCACGGGCCTTCTCGGAACGGCTTCCAGCGCCTTTCACCTGAAGCTGAACCGCCTTGCCCTGGGTCTGGCCGAGGCGCCGCTGCCTGTTGCCATGCTGTCGACGATGAACCGCTGGTTCCCCCCGGCGGAAAAGGGAACGGCGGTCGGCATCTTCCTCGCCGCGGCGAAATTCGGGCCGGTCCTGGTGCCGCCGCTGGGCGCGCTGATCATCGCCTCGCTCGGCTGGAGCTACATCTTCTATATCTGCGCCGCGCCCGGACTGCTGTTCGCCGTCCTCTGGTACGTCCTCGTGGCAAACGATCCTTCGCAGAGCCGTTTCACCACTGAAGCGGAGGTCCTGCACATCCAGGCCAAGACCCCGCCGGCAGCGGTGGCTGGCAGAGGACCGGCCAAGCCGACGCGCGACCTCGGTTGGCTCGACCGGCTGATCCGGGCGCGCCGGGTGCGGCCGATCGCGACGGCATCGGAGACCTTCAGATCCGCGAACATCTGGGGGCTTGCCATCGGCTACCTCCTCATGACCGGTATCATCAACGTCATCCTCGCATGGTTGCCGACCTATCTGACGACGGTGAAGAAGCTCTCGATCATGAATGTGGGCTTCGTGGCGGCTGCCCCCTTCCTGGGAGCTGTTCTCGGCAACCTGCTGGGGGGAGTGTTCTCCGACCGCATGGTGGACAAGCGACGCAAGCCGACGATCATCATCACCGCCCTGTCCAGCGTCTTCATGATGTATGCCCTGGTCTATGCACCCAACGACCCGATCGCGCTCGCGGCGCTGCTCTTTGTGACGGGGCTTCTGCTGAACCTGGGATATTCCTCATTCACGGTCTATCCGGCCGGGCTGACGACCAAGGAAGCCTATCCCCTGGCGGTCTCGGTCGTTAACACGGGTGGACAGGCTGGCGGCGCGCTGCTTCCCTTCGTCACCGGCCTGATTCTCGACAGCTACAACTGGGATGTGGTGTTCCTGTTCCTTGCCGCCTCTTCGCTCGTGGCACTGGCCGTCATCAGTCTGGTCGTTGAACCGATAGATGGTGAGACTGGCCCAGGCCAGCAGAGAGCATAG
- a CDS encoding DUF1932 domain-containing protein, translating to MNSSRQQFRFGLVGFGEIGSTVGSGLRNAGLESVAAYDKFAFDGPFSELIQERARKSGVVLVRSNQELADAADVIFSATPGSASVASAASFAHCLTTRHVFVDFASATPKIKQTVAERLASTGALLGDGSIEGTPLQGYSMTMLSSGPAGARIRDHLNPWGMKIEFVGEELGTASGIKILRSVLIKGIEALHDEMLLAARRYGVADRVLASASKTLARPWTDTVQSLLPSGVIHAKRRAEELEMSAEAVRDAGIEPTMAEAIVKRLRWKESLGLKDHFNGVVPATTEEALAAIERKMTQSSS from the coding sequence ATGAATAGCTCAAGACAACAGTTCAGGTTCGGTCTCGTCGGCTTCGGTGAGATCGGAAGCACCGTGGGATCGGGACTGCGGAATGCCGGCCTGGAATCCGTGGCCGCCTATGACAAGTTCGCATTCGACGGGCCGTTCTCGGAACTGATCCAGGAGCGTGCGCGCAAGTCAGGCGTGGTCCTGGTTCGCTCGAACCAGGAACTGGCGGATGCCGCGGACGTCATCTTCAGCGCGACGCCGGGCTCGGCATCCGTGGCGAGCGCTGCGTCCTTCGCTCACTGCCTGACCACCCGCCATGTGTTCGTCGATTTCGCGTCGGCCACTCCGAAGATCAAGCAGACGGTTGCCGAGAGGCTCGCCAGCACCGGCGCCTTGCTCGGCGATGGGTCCATCGAGGGCACGCCGCTTCAGGGTTACAGCATGACGATGCTGTCGAGCGGACCAGCCGGGGCGAGGATCCGCGACCATCTGAATCCCTGGGGCATGAAGATCGAGTTCGTGGGCGAGGAACTGGGTACGGCTTCGGGGATCAAGATCCTGCGCTCCGTGCTGATCAAGGGCATCGAGGCGTTGCACGACGAGATGCTCCTCGCGGCGCGCCGGTACGGTGTTGCCGACCGTGTCCTGGCCTCCGCCTCGAAGACCCTGGCACGCCCTTGGACGGACACGGTCCAGAGCCTGCTCCCGTCCGGCGTCATCCATGCGAAGCGCCGGGCCGAAGAACTGGAGATGTCGGCCGAAGCGGTGCGCGATGCCGGGATCGAGCCCACCATGGCGGAGGCCATCGTGAAGCGCCTGCGCTGGAAGGAGAGCCTCGGGCTGAAGGACCATTTCAACGGCGTCGTCCCTGCCACCACGGAAGAGGCGCTGGCAGCCATCGAGCGCAAGATGACGCAATCATCGTCGTAG
- a CDS encoding PDR/VanB family oxidoreductase codes for MSSLRLSRSRKAAPRLVNKAERIAAGGKMHSKYFDAVVLSRRALTDRIAEFQIGAANGRRLPMVEAGSHIELRFGGEDGQFLRHYSVVGPLHSDDMQEGFWRIAVQRENRPRGSAFIHDSFKPGTRLRVSHPINAFRLSRSQPHTLLVAGGIGITPIFAMARSLQARKASFCVFYAGLERSSMAYLPELERLCGDRLIMHESKRNGVPDLAALLAKQAEETTAYICGPGGMIEALRNAGTRLGWSRERIRFEVFNSAHRADDEDFEVRLKSGRVIKVGAGTTILDALESIGVDTLSDCRRGECGLCITDVIGCRDGLDHRDRYLSKEEHDAGRQITICCSRIKGRVLELDI; via the coding sequence GTGTCCAGCCTGCGCCTATCTAGATCCCGCAAGGCGGCTCCCCGGCTGGTCAACAAGGCAGAGCGAATCGCCGCAGGAGGAAAAATGCACAGCAAGTATTTCGACGCTGTCGTGCTCTCGCGGCGCGCCCTGACCGACCGCATCGCCGAATTCCAGATCGGCGCAGCCAATGGCAGGCGCTTGCCCATGGTCGAGGCCGGCAGCCATATCGAGCTGCGCTTCGGTGGGGAAGACGGGCAGTTCCTGCGACATTATTCGGTGGTCGGTCCCCTACATTCAGACGACATGCAAGAGGGCTTCTGGCGGATCGCGGTGCAACGCGAGAACCGGCCTCGCGGTTCCGCTTTCATCCACGACAGCTTCAAACCCGGAACGCGCCTTCGGGTCTCGCACCCTATCAACGCGTTCCGCCTTTCAAGGAGCCAGCCTCATACCCTGCTCGTGGCCGGTGGCATCGGCATCACGCCGATCTTCGCGATGGCGCGCTCGCTGCAGGCTCGCAAGGCATCCTTCTGCGTGTTCTACGCCGGTCTCGAACGCTCATCGATGGCTTACCTCCCCGAGCTCGAACGGCTTTGCGGGGATCGCCTGATTATGCACGAATCGAAACGCAACGGTGTCCCGGACCTCGCTGCGCTGCTGGCCAAACAGGCTGAGGAAACCACGGCCTATATCTGCGGGCCGGGGGGAATGATCGAGGCACTCAGGAATGCCGGCACCCGCCTGGGCTGGAGCCGGGAGCGCATCCGCTTCGAGGTGTTCAACTCCGCACATCGGGCAGATGACGAGGATTTCGAGGTGCGGCTGAAGTCCGGCCGCGTGATCAAGGTCGGCGCTGGCACGACCATACTGGATGCGCTGGAATCCATTGGCGTCGATACGCTGTCCGATTGCCGCCGTGGCGAGTGCGGACTGTGCATCACGGATGTCATCGGATGCCGCGACGGCCTGGATCATCGCGACCGCTACCTCAGCAAGGAGGAACATGATGCAGGAAGGCAGATCACCATCTGCTGCTCCCGCATCAAAGGGCGTGTTCTGGAACTCGACATCTGA
- a CDS encoding 5-methyltetrahydropteroyltriglutamate--homocysteine S-methyltransferase: MIGTSLLRADTVGSFLRPQRLHQARYAHAQGKLDAAGLRRVEDDAIREVVRLQEEIGLPVVTDGEFRRENWWIDFVSKLRGIDIREGDDAAFSQPGNSHGHDHGYVPKKVITSGRVSADGPVTVKDYAFTASVARLPAKITIPSPTRLHFHGGRGVVSQAAYPDIEIFFAEVAAIYRAELAALEAAGCRYIQIDDPILAYFLSPEMQEGVRREGDDPEVRLRRYVAWVNDCIRGRSVETRVAIHICRGNARGLAASEGPYDGLAEVCFTGLDVDRFLLEYDDPRSGGFEPLRLIPDDKEVVLGLVTTKRPDLESKDDLKRRIEQASRYVNPDRLAISPQCGFASVVEGNEITEANQRAKLRLVAETAQEVWG, from the coding sequence ATGATCGGAACATCCCTGCTCCGTGCCGATACCGTCGGCAGCTTCCTACGTCCGCAGCGCCTGCATCAGGCGCGATACGCCCATGCCCAGGGCAAACTGGATGCAGCCGGGCTGCGGCGTGTGGAAGACGATGCAATCCGCGAAGTGGTACGCCTTCAGGAAGAAATCGGTCTGCCCGTGGTGACGGATGGCGAGTTCCGCCGCGAGAACTGGTGGATCGACTTCGTGAGCAAGCTTCGCGGTATCGACATTCGGGAGGGTGACGACGCCGCCTTCAGTCAGCCAGGTAACAGCCACGGACACGATCACGGCTATGTCCCGAAGAAGGTCATCACCAGCGGGCGCGTCAGTGCGGACGGCCCTGTCACGGTGAAGGATTATGCCTTTACGGCAAGTGTGGCGCGTCTCCCCGCCAAGATCACCATCCCATCCCCTACACGCCTGCACTTCCACGGTGGCCGTGGCGTTGTATCGCAGGCTGCCTATCCCGATATCGAGATCTTCTTCGCCGAGGTGGCGGCAATCTACCGTGCGGAGCTCGCTGCGTTGGAGGCCGCCGGTTGTCGCTATATCCAGATCGATGATCCGATCCTCGCCTATTTTCTGTCACCCGAAATGCAGGAAGGTGTGCGACGGGAGGGTGACGATCCGGAAGTACGACTGCGCCGCTACGTTGCCTGGGTGAATGATTGCATTCGCGGCCGTTCCGTGGAGACGCGGGTCGCGATCCATATCTGCCGGGGCAATGCTCGCGGCCTCGCCGCCTCCGAAGGGCCGTATGACGGGTTAGCGGAAGTCTGCTTCACGGGTCTCGACGTGGATCGCTTCCTTCTTGAGTATGATGATCCCCGCTCCGGTGGTTTCGAACCTCTCCGCCTGATCCCCGACGACAAGGAGGTGGTCCTCGGCCTTGTCACCACGAAGCGTCCTGATCTCGAAAGCAAAGACGATCTGAAGCGCCGAATCGAACAGGCATCACGCTATGTGAACCCGGATCGCTTGGCCATTTCCCCGCAATGCGGCTTTGCCAGCGTGGTCGAAGGAAACGAGATCACGGAGGCCAATCAGCGAGCGAAGCTTCGTCTTGTTGCTGAGACGGCGCAGGAGGTCTGGGGTTAA
- a CDS encoding RraA family protein — MDDTTASHSATPVSPEILAAFGTAATAVISDNLARLPGAVGLRPFHRGGTMVGRALTVRTAAGDNLAIHKALELIQPGDVVVVDGGGDTSRALVGEIMASIAKSRGAAGMVIDGAIRDAKALSRSDFPCFARAAIHRGPYKNGPGESNVPVTIGGMVVHPGDIVVGDEDGVVAFPPAIAADLLKAVQGQEAHEAEVLRSIAEGRYVGAYAR; from the coding sequence ATGGACGATACGACCGCAAGCCACTCTGCGACGCCGGTCTCGCCCGAGATCCTCGCCGCATTCGGAACAGCGGCCACCGCAGTGATCAGCGACAACCTCGCACGGCTTCCGGGTGCCGTCGGCCTGCGCCCGTTCCATCGAGGCGGCACGATGGTGGGCAGGGCGCTGACGGTCCGCACCGCCGCAGGCGACAACCTCGCCATCCACAAAGCTCTTGAACTTATTCAGCCAGGCGACGTGGTGGTTGTCGATGGGGGTGGCGATACCAGCCGTGCCCTGGTCGGAGAGATCATGGCCTCGATCGCGAAGTCTCGCGGAGCGGCAGGAATGGTGATCGATGGTGCCATCCGCGACGCGAAGGCCCTGTCCCGGTCCGACTTCCCGTGCTTCGCCCGCGCCGCCATCCATCGCGGGCCGTACAAGAACGGCCCGGGTGAGTCGAACGTCCCTGTCACCATTGGCGGGATGGTTGTTCATCCGGGAGATATCGTCGTGGGCGACGAGGACGGCGTCGTCGCGTTTCCGCCTGCCATCGCAGCCGATCTGCTGAAGGCTGTGCAGGGTCAGGAAGCTCACGAGGCCGAGGTCCTGCGCAGCATCGCCGAGGGCCGTTACGTGGGTGCCTACGCCAGGTAG
- a CDS encoding aromatic ring-hydroxylating dioxygenase subunit alpha: MDMIELPHAELPHPTDNAIFTAMEPHDPGSFANHATPLIYNCWYVAGRSSEFGRVPLARRLLSVDVVLWRTQAGAPVAMRNRCPHRSFPLARGKLMGDRLVCGYHGMEFGADGVCAHMPALSRAPSTATVRTFPTVDRGPLTWIWMGAPDLADEALIPDTSWLDNPSWGTVTGSFHIKSDYVAMHENLIDQTHFPFLHPDTVGTPEYARSKLTASTENNQVVIRRELKASAPPGVYGKPANIMHKRVDRTSEARFVSPALHTAFAQVRVLEPDAGQPPLYRYNITHAFTPETNNSIHYWWFNSRDYLPGDPAIDKFMVEAHSQAYYEDVEALEWINEVVRTDGEDQFDLSFAPDKPGLMARRIMYRLAMKEAR; this comes from the coding sequence ATGGATATGATCGAACTGCCTCACGCTGAGCTCCCACATCCCACGGATAACGCGATCTTCACTGCTATGGAGCCGCACGATCCTGGAAGCTTCGCCAATCACGCGACCCCTCTCATCTACAACTGCTGGTACGTTGCCGGTCGATCGTCGGAATTTGGCCGCGTACCGCTCGCCCGCCGGCTGCTAAGCGTCGATGTTGTGCTTTGGCGCACGCAAGCGGGGGCCCCGGTGGCTATGCGAAACCGGTGTCCACACCGGTCCTTCCCCCTGGCGCGCGGCAAGCTTATGGGCGACCGGCTGGTCTGCGGCTATCATGGAATGGAGTTCGGCGCGGACGGTGTCTGCGCCCATATGCCCGCGCTTTCCCGTGCCCCGTCCACGGCGACGGTGCGCACCTTTCCTACCGTCGACCGTGGTCCCCTGACCTGGATCTGGATGGGTGCGCCGGACCTTGCCGACGAAGCGCTGATCCCGGACACGTCATGGCTCGACAACCCGTCCTGGGGCACGGTCACCGGAAGCTTCCACATCAAGTCCGACTATGTGGCGATGCACGAGAACCTGATTGACCAGACGCATTTTCCGTTCCTGCACCCGGATACGGTCGGCACCCCGGAGTATGCGCGCTCAAAGCTCACGGCCTCGACCGAGAACAACCAGGTCGTAATCAGGCGCGAGCTGAAGGCTTCGGCGCCCCCGGGTGTCTATGGCAAGCCTGCGAATATCATGCACAAGCGAGTCGATCGAACCTCCGAGGCTCGCTTCGTCTCACCGGCGCTTCATACGGCTTTTGCGCAGGTGCGTGTTCTCGAACCGGATGCTGGACAACCACCGCTCTACCGTTACAACATCACCCACGCCTTTACGCCGGAGACAAACAACTCGATCCATTATTGGTGGTTCAACTCGCGTGACTACCTTCCCGGCGATCCGGCGATCGACAAGTTCATGGTCGAGGCCCATTCCCAGGCCTATTATGAGGATGTGGAGGCCCTCGAATGGATCAACGAGGTTGTTCGCACGGATGGTGAGGATCAGTTCGACCTGAGCTTCGCCCCGGACAAGCCGGGTCTGATGGCGAGGCGGATCATGTATCGCCTGGCCATGAAGGAAGCCCGTTAA
- a CDS encoding LysR family transcriptional regulator yields MKPKTLLTIRQVRAINAVAHHASLGQASEHLNVSQSSLSRYVAEAERVLGQALFQRGWTGMEPTSQGEIAIAHCRRMVLAIEDAQAAIKSGGARVADLGHHLTWEMLEANDAVRAQGSVSRAAQYLRWSQPDVSRALGKLTAAIGRSPFRRSRAGMAATGDADILSGLYGRLVADAVTMPELLAALTEEVTGRVAVGLLPFSEQDVVTTAFGEVLRRHRHVRLQAVTGSYAALTDGLRKGELDFVLGVLRRQPDLDAFEEIHLYDEAFAIVVREGHRLAQGKPALCDLVNENWVVAPHGTPSRRYFEELLLREGLTPPAQTCEIITFHLAEQMIIHSDAVGLLTYSERRRNALRRELRILPLDLSGGICPIGLTVRRHQHLTEAQQAFLDILTGVRDRIVAGQCRRI; encoded by the coding sequence ATGAAGCCGAAAACCCTTCTGACAATCAGGCAGGTACGGGCCATCAATGCCGTGGCCCATCATGCCAGCCTGGGTCAGGCGAGCGAGCATCTCAATGTCAGCCAGAGCAGTCTCTCGCGCTATGTCGCCGAGGCAGAGCGTGTTCTGGGGCAGGCTCTGTTCCAGAGGGGATGGACAGGTATGGAGCCGACGTCCCAGGGTGAGATTGCCATTGCCCATTGCCGTCGCATGGTGCTGGCTATCGAGGACGCGCAGGCCGCGATCAAGTCGGGCGGCGCCCGGGTCGCGGATCTCGGGCACCACCTCACCTGGGAAATGCTCGAAGCCAACGATGCCGTGAGGGCGCAGGGAAGCGTGTCTCGGGCCGCACAGTACCTTCGGTGGTCTCAGCCTGACGTGAGCCGTGCTCTCGGGAAACTCACCGCCGCGATCGGCCGGTCACCATTCCGGCGGAGCCGTGCCGGCATGGCGGCAACCGGCGATGCCGACATCCTGTCTGGCCTCTATGGCAGGCTGGTGGCCGATGCGGTGACCATGCCCGAACTCCTGGCGGCCCTGACGGAGGAGGTGACCGGCCGTGTCGCCGTGGGCCTTCTCCCCTTCTCGGAGCAGGATGTCGTCACGACGGCGTTCGGGGAGGTTCTCCGGCGTCATAGGCATGTCCGCCTGCAGGCCGTGACCGGCAGCTATGCCGCTCTGACCGATGGCTTGCGGAAGGGCGAACTGGACTTCGTCCTTGGCGTGCTGCGCCGCCAGCCGGATCTCGACGCATTCGAGGAGATCCACCTCTATGATGAGGCCTTCGCCATTGTCGTCAGAGAAGGCCACCGCTTGGCCCAGGGCAAACCCGCCCTGTGCGATCTCGTGAACGAGAACTGGGTGGTGGCGCCGCATGGCACTCCCAGCCGCCGGTACTTCGAGGAACTCCTCCTGCGAGAGGGCCTCACGCCGCCGGCACAGACCTGCGAGATCATCACCTTTCATCTCGCCGAACAGATGATCATACACAGCGATGCCGTTGGTCTCCTCACCTATTCGGAGCGCAGGCGCAACGCTCTCAGGCGGGAATTGAGGATCCTGCCCCTCGATCTTTCGGGTGGCATATGCCCGATCGGCCTGACCGTCCGCAGGCATCAGCACCTGACGGAAGCGCAACAGGCCTTTCTGGACATTCTGACCGGGGTCCGGGACCGGATCGTAGCCGGGCAGTGCCGCCGGATCTGA
- a CDS encoding ABC transporter substrate-binding protein — MITTAVLDCDGKFKIKQDKIGDGSGMHRRTVLGGLSTAALWSARARAQTEEPVRVGLVIPLTGPFQTNGRQIEAGIKTFIDAHGDRFAGRQVQIITRDDAGVADNALRLSQELVTRERVHILMGYGNTPSAVGAAQISARGKVPQVILVAATSSIMDRSPYMVRVAQTIPQIASTIGIWTARQGVRKVVTLVSDYGPGLDAEEWFSRMLEGAGGQISAKLRAPLVSPDFAPFLQRAADANPEAVFVFVPTGVGSIFIRQFVERGLDRSGVRIIAMSDVTDDDLLNNMGDAALGVISGGPYATHHQSEENRTFVARFRRLNPGMRPNVVGVSAWDGMTLLKRALEATNGRSGGDALLAAMKGQSWESPRGPVTVDAGSRDIVQNIYMRKVERVDGELHNVEFETIPAVRDPAR, encoded by the coding sequence ATGATAACCACCGCAGTTCTGGACTGCGATGGTAAGTTCAAGATCAAGCAAGACAAAATCGGGGATGGAAGCGGAATGCATAGGCGTACGGTGCTCGGCGGCCTGTCGACGGCGGCACTCTGGTCAGCGCGAGCCAGGGCACAGACGGAAGAACCCGTCCGTGTGGGGTTGGTAATCCCGCTGACCGGCCCATTCCAGACCAATGGCCGGCAGATCGAGGCCGGGATCAAGACCTTCATCGACGCGCATGGGGACCGTTTCGCCGGACGGCAGGTGCAGATTATCACGCGCGACGATGCCGGCGTCGCGGACAATGCACTACGCCTATCGCAGGAACTGGTGACGCGTGAGCGTGTCCATATCTTGATGGGCTATGGCAACACACCCTCCGCCGTGGGGGCGGCACAAATTTCGGCCCGTGGCAAGGTACCACAGGTCATCCTCGTGGCCGCGACTTCCTCCATCATGGATCGCTCGCCTTACATGGTACGGGTGGCGCAGACCATTCCGCAGATTGCCAGCACCATCGGGATCTGGACGGCGCGGCAGGGCGTCCGCAAGGTAGTCACGCTCGTAAGCGACTATGGCCCCGGTCTCGATGCGGAGGAATGGTTCTCGCGGATGCTGGAAGGGGCCGGCGGGCAGATCTCTGCGAAGTTGCGGGCACCACTCGTCAGCCCGGATTTCGCGCCCTTCCTGCAGCGTGCGGCCGATGCGAATCCGGAAGCGGTCTTCGTTTTCGTTCCCACTGGCGTCGGCTCCATCTTCATACGCCAGTTCGTGGAACGAGGCCTGGATCGAAGCGGGGTCCGGATCATCGCCATGTCGGATGTGACGGACGATGACCTCCTGAACAACATGGGCGATGCCGCCTTGGGAGTGATTTCCGGGGGGCCTTATGCCACGCACCACCAGTCCGAGGAGAACCGAACCTTCGTCGCCCGCTTCCGGCGGCTGAATCCTGGTATGCGGCCGAATGTCGTCGGAGTCTCCGCCTGGGATGGAATGACGCTTCTGAAGCGTGCTCTCGAGGCTACGAATGGCAGGAGTGGTGGTGATGCTCTGCTGGCAGCCATGAAAGGGCAGTCCTGGGAAAGCCCGCGTGGCCCGGTGACGGTGGATGCCGGTTCACGGGACATCGTGCAGAATATCTACATGCGAAAGGTGGAGCGTGTGGACGGCGAGTTGCACAACGTGGAATTTGAAACGATCCCTGCCGTGCGCGACCCGGCGCGCTGA